In Candidatus Binatia bacterium, one genomic interval encodes:
- a CDS encoding ABC transporter permease — protein MADETAQEVLLDVRVAEASWLYKFYLNQEKKILGTVSVAIFLTIWELTGGVYQVVNPMFMSAPSFIWKAAVQLFASGEIWNDLYVSGIEFAWGYALSVMVALPFGIAVGWYRKMSYIFDPFINAMNSTPRVALLPLVIIWLGIGILSKVGIIFLGAVFPILINARDGVKTTPYNLLNAARSFGASEWQIFRNVVLPSTVPFILTGLRLGVGRALIGVMVGELYAATAGIGFMITVAGATFQTDKVFVGVLIFAISGMISMELLTKLERRFSKWRPKVGAEV, from the coding sequence ATGGCCGACGAAACGGCTCAAGAGGTACTGTTAGACGTTAGAGTCGCCGAGGCTTCCTGGCTCTACAAGTTTTACCTCAATCAGGAGAAAAAAATACTCGGCACGGTTTCCGTGGCGATTTTTCTTACAATCTGGGAACTCACCGGCGGAGTGTACCAGGTCGTCAATCCGATGTTCATGAGCGCTCCTTCTTTTATCTGGAAAGCCGCAGTTCAGTTATTTGCTTCAGGAGAGATCTGGAACGATCTTTATGTGAGCGGCATTGAATTCGCTTGGGGTTATGCCCTTTCGGTTATGGTCGCTTTGCCGTTTGGAATCGCGGTGGGCTGGTATAGAAAGATGAGCTACATCTTCGACCCTTTCATCAATGCGATGAACTCGACTCCGCGAGTCGCTCTTTTGCCGCTGGTCATCATCTGGCTGGGGATCGGGATTTTGTCCAAGGTCGGCATCATTTTTCTCGGCGCAGTTTTTCCCATACTGATCAACGCGCGCGATGGAGTCAAAACCACGCCTTACAATCTCCTCAACGCCGCGCGGAGCTTTGGCGCTTCGGAATGGCAAATCTTCAGGAACGTGGTGCTGCCTTCTACGGTGCCTTTCATCCTGACGGGGCTGAGACTTGGAGTGGGCCGGGCGCTTATCGGGGTCATGGTGGGGGAGCTTTATGCGGCCACTGCCGGAATCGGCTTCATGATTACCGTCGCCGGCGCGACGTTCCAGACCGATAAGGTTTTTGTCGGCGTACTTATCTTTGCGATCTCCGGGATGATCTCCATGGAGCTATTGACCAAGCTGGAGCGTCGCTTCAGCAAGTGGCGGCCGAAGGTGGGCGCCGAAGTCTAA
- the gyrB gene encoding DNA topoisomerase (ATP-hydrolyzing) subunit B, with product MASNETPSQSDYKADNIKVLEGLDAVKKRPGMYIGDTGERGLHHLVYEVVDNSIDESLAGFCDQITVNIHIDNSVTVIDNGRGIPVDMHPTEKISAAEVVLTKLHAGGKFDKASYKVSGGLHGVGLSVVNALSESLEVEIKRDGKVYQQRYTRGVPQGALEEVGRSKERGTRVTFKPDSQIFPSLDFSFDTLSQRLRELAFLNKGVLITIEDERSQKKHELLYKGGIVSFVEHLNRAKTALHTQVIYLQGEKEGVDIEIAIQWNDGYTENIFSFANNINTIEGGTHLIGFKSALTRTINSYAIDSGLLKKDEENLQGEDVREGLTAVISVKVPEPQFEGQTKTKLGNGEVKGIVEALINERLSTYLAEHPPDAKKIVMKGIEAARVREATRKAKDLARRKGALDSGSLPGKLADCQEEDPALSEIFIVEGDSAGGSAKQGRDRRTQAILPLKGKILNVEKARFDKMLSSQEIRLVITALGAGVKEDYDPAKLRYHSIIIMTDADVDGSHIRTLLLTFFYRQMPDLVEKGHLMIAQPPLYKIKRGKQERYLKDETSLEDYLIEMGTENVRVRATNDGRGLAGQPLQAFIKKVLRWEKLMNLAARKKKSRSLLEALLLEEELSEETLKDKKTLEQIRGRLRDYINLRAPDEAPLSSTIEEDPEHNCYKLVCATRANGSGIRIVIDRELLGSPEYKELKRSFDELTGAGLPPFILENGDHNAKLGSLKELLEYIMDGGKKGQDIQRYKGLGEMNPEQLWETTMNPETRVLLQVRVEDAVEANDIFSTLMGDEVEPRRKFIEEHALTVKNLDV from the coding sequence ATGGCTTCCAACGAAACCCCGTCCCAATCCGACTACAAAGCCGACAATATCAAAGTCCTCGAAGGCCTGGACGCGGTCAAAAAAAGGCCCGGCATGTACATCGGGGATACTGGCGAGCGCGGGCTGCACCACCTCGTCTACGAGGTTGTGGATAACTCCATCGATGAGTCGCTTGCCGGCTTCTGCGATCAGATCACAGTCAACATTCACATCGATAACAGCGTGACCGTCATCGACAACGGACGCGGCATTCCGGTCGATATGCATCCGACGGAGAAAATATCCGCCGCTGAAGTCGTTCTGACCAAGCTCCACGCGGGGGGAAAATTCGACAAGGCTTCGTACAAGGTCTCCGGCGGGCTTCACGGCGTCGGTCTCTCGGTCGTCAACGCGCTGTCCGAATCGCTCGAAGTCGAGATCAAACGCGATGGCAAAGTCTACCAGCAGCGCTATACGCGCGGCGTTCCCCAGGGAGCGCTCGAGGAAGTGGGCCGGTCCAAGGAGAGGGGGACCCGCGTAACCTTCAAGCCCGATTCGCAGATTTTTCCATCCCTCGATTTTAGCTTTGATACCCTTTCTCAAAGACTGCGCGAGCTGGCTTTTCTGAATAAGGGCGTGCTGATCACGATCGAAGACGAGAGGAGCCAGAAGAAGCACGAACTCCTTTATAAAGGCGGAATCGTCTCGTTTGTCGAGCACTTGAATCGGGCGAAAACGGCCTTGCATACCCAAGTCATCTACCTCCAGGGAGAAAAAGAAGGCGTCGACATCGAGATCGCCATTCAATGGAACGACGGCTACACCGAGAACATCTTCTCCTTCGCCAACAACATCAATACGATCGAAGGCGGCACCCACCTGATCGGATTCAAATCCGCGCTGACGCGGACGATCAACAGCTACGCCATCGACAGCGGTCTGCTCAAAAAGGACGAAGAAAATCTCCAGGGCGAAGACGTTCGTGAAGGTCTCACGGCAGTGATCAGCGTCAAGGTGCCGGAGCCCCAGTTCGAAGGCCAGACCAAGACCAAGCTTGGCAACGGCGAGGTCAAGGGGATCGTCGAGGCTTTGATCAACGAGAGACTGTCAACCTATCTCGCCGAGCATCCACCGGACGCCAAGAAGATCGTCATGAAGGGAATCGAGGCCGCCCGCGTGCGCGAAGCGACGCGCAAGGCCAAAGATCTGGCGCGGCGGAAGGGCGCCTTGGACTCCGGCTCGCTGCCGGGCAAGTTGGCCGATTGTCAGGAGGAGGATCCGGCGCTGAGTGAAATCTTCATCGTCGAGGGAGATTCGGCCGGCGGCTCGGCCAAGCAGGGGCGCGACCGGCGCACGCAGGCTATTCTTCCGTTGAAGGGCAAGATCCTGAACGTCGAGAAGGCGCGCTTCGACAAGATGCTTTCATCGCAAGAGATCCGCCTGGTCATCACGGCTCTGGGCGCCGGGGTGAAGGAAGATTATGACCCAGCGAAGCTCCGATACCATTCGATCATCATTATGACCGACGCGGACGTCGACGGCTCGCATATCCGGACGCTGCTTCTTACGTTTTTCTACCGCCAGATGCCCGATCTGGTCGAAAAAGGCCACCTCATGATCGCCCAGCCTCCGCTCTACAAAATCAAACGGGGAAAACAGGAGCGTTATCTCAAAGACGAGACCAGCCTGGAAGACTATCTCATCGAGATGGGCACGGAAAACGTTCGGGTGCGCGCGACCAACGATGGCCGCGGGTTGGCGGGCCAGCCTCTGCAAGCATTCATCAAAAAGGTGCTGCGCTGGGAAAAACTCATGAATTTGGCGGCGCGCAAAAAAAAGAGCAGGTCACTGCTGGAGGCGTTGCTGCTCGAAGAGGAGTTGAGCGAGGAAACGCTCAAAGATAAGAAAACGTTAGAGCAGATTCGGGGGCGTCTGCGGGATTACATCAACTTGAGGGCACCGGACGAGGCCCCACTCTCCTCCACGATCGAAGAAGACCCGGAGCACAACTGCTACAAGCTCGTCTGCGCCACGCGGGCCAACGGCAGCGGGATACGGATCGTCATCGACCGCGAGCTGCTCGGCAGCCCGGAGTATAAAGAGCTCAAGCGGAGTTTCGACGAGCTGACCGGCGCGGGGCTTCCTCCCTTTATCCTCGAAAACGGCGATCACAACGCCAAGCTCGGATCGCTCAAAGAGCTGCTGGAATACATTATGGACGGGGGCAAAAAGGGCCAAGATATCCAGCGCTACAAAGGACTCGGCGAGATGAATCCGGAACAGCTTTGGGAGACCACGATGAATCCGGAGACCCGCGTCCTGCTTCAGGTAAGAGTCGAAGACGCCGTCGAGGCTAACGATATCTTCTCCACGTTGATGGGCGACGAAGTCGAGCCCAGGCGCAAGTTCATCGAAGAACACGCGCTCACGGTGAAGAACCTCGACGTCTAA